Proteins encoded together in one Papaver somniferum cultivar HN1 unplaced genomic scaffold, ASM357369v1 unplaced-scaffold_117, whole genome shotgun sequence window:
- the LOC113329859 gene encoding pentatricopeptide repeat-containing protein At1g20230-like gives MLNHGILPDNVVTPSALKACAGLLALKIGRQIHSLVKVCGFESDSFVQSSLIDVYVKCGEIKYAHILFDRMSHRNVVSSSVLIAGYARQGYVDEAKKLFNEMRDSGVEPNLITRNGLIAGQLEDLKVGIQVHSYVIKQGLGPDNWVVSALIDMYGKCGCATKLLQVFKEMAHMDVVSCNALVSGLSRNGRVDDALKMFRQFNNQGIKLNVVS, from the exons ATGCTTAATCATGGTATCTTACCTGATAATGTTGTTACTCCAAGTGCACTAAAAGCTTGTGCTGGGCTGTTGGCACTGAAAATTGGTAGACAGATTCATAGCTTGGTTAAAGTTTGTGGGTTTGAAtcggattcatttgttcaatcttCTTTGATTGATGTGTATGTAAAATGTGGTGAAATTAAGTATGCTCATATTCTGTTTGACAGAATGAGTCACAGAAATGTGGTTAGTTCAAGTGTTTTAATTGCGGGTTATGCTCGGCAAGGATACGTCGATGAGGCAAAAAAGTTGTTTAATGAGATGAGGGATTCGGGGGTTGAGCCTAATCTGATAACTCGGAATGGTTTGATTGCGG GTCAGCTCGAAGATCTGAAGGTGGGAATTCAAGTTCACTCTTATGTGATCAAGCAAGGTCTTGGGCCGGACAATTGGGTCGTTAGTGCACTAATTGACATGTATGGGAAGTGTGGTTGTGCAACAAAATTGCTGCAAGTGTTTAAAGAGATGGCTCATATGGATGTGGTCTCCTGTAATGCGCTGGTTTCTGGACTCTCTCGAAATGGCCGTGTTGATGATGCACTAAAGATGTTTAGACAGTTCAACAACCAAGGGATAAAATTAAATGTCGTGTCTTGA
- the LOC113329860 gene encoding pentatricopeptide repeat-containing protein At1g20230-like → MIASCTQNGKDVEALELFGEMQVAGVKPNSVTIPCILPACANIAVLMRGKAAHCFSLRRDIFYDVYVGTALIDMYAKCGKLGDARICFDRMTTRNLVSWNAMMGGYAMHGKGKEAIEIFELMKKDGQTPNFISFTCILSACSQSGFAEEGWNYFKSMSIDYGIDARIEHYACMITLLGRSGRIEEAYSVVKTIPFEPDACIWGALLSFCKVHGNVRLGEIAANKLFKLEPDNPGNYVLLSNIYATKGLWKEVNRVRDAMKRLGLRKNPGYSWIELKDKVHTLLAGDRTHPQSVQILERLDKLKMEMVKSGYLPDTSLVLKDVEEQDKENFLCGHSEKLAVGLGLLNTPPGTTLRVIKNLRICGDCHVIIKFLSNFERREIFVRDTNRFHHFKNGVCSCGDLW, encoded by the coding sequence ATGATTGCTAGTTGTACACAAAATGGGAAAGATGTTGAGGCTTTAGAACTGTTTGGAGAGATGCAGGTTGCAGGGGTGAAACCTAACTCTGTAACAATTCCGTGTATATTACCAGCTTGTGCAAATATCGCGGTCTTGATGCGTGGTAAGGCAGCACATTGCTTTTCTCTTAGAAGGGATATTTTCTATGATGTTTATGTGGGAACTGCTTTGATTGATATGTACGCAAAGTGTGGAAAACTCGGAGATGCCCGAATTTGTTTTGATAGAATGACAACTAGAAATCTTGTATCTTGGAACGCAATGATGGGTGGATATGCAATGCATGGGAAGGGTAAGGAAGCAATTGAGATATTTGAATTGATGAAGAAGGACGGCCAAACGCCCAACTTTATCAGCTTTACATGTATTTTATCAGCTTGTAGCCAAAGTGGGTTCGCAGAAGAAGGGTGGAATTACTTTAAGAGTATGTCGATTGATTATGGCATTGATGCTAGAATAGAGCATTATGCATGCATGATAACACTCCTGGGTCggtcaggaagaatagaagaGGCATATAGTGTGGTGAAGACAATACCATTTGAACCCGATGCTTGTATTTGGGGAGCTTTGCTCAGCTTTTGTAAAGTTCATGGTAATGTGAGATTGGGAGAAATTGCAGCGAATAAACTCTTCAAGTTGGAGCCTGATAATCCTGGAAACTATGTTCTTCTATCCAATATTTATGCGACAAAGGGTCTTTGGAAAGAAGTAAATCGAGTCAGAGACGCAATGAAAAGATTGGGTTTAAGGAAGAATCCGGGCTATAGTTGGATTGAATTGAAGGACAAGGTTCACACGCTCTTAGCAGGGGATAGAACACATCCGCAATCGGTCCAAATACTTGAGCGACTAGATAAATTAAAAATGGAGATGGTCAAGTCAGGATACCTTCCAGACACTTCTTTGGTTTTGAAAGATGTGGAAGAACAGGACAAGGAAAATTTCCTGTGTGGCCACAGTGAGAAGTTAGCAGTAGGGTTAGGACTTCTTAATACTCCTCCGGGTACCACTCTCCGAGTTATTAAGAACCTTCGCATCTGTGGCGATTGCCATGTTATCATAAAGTTTTTATCCAACTTTGAAAGAAGAGAGATATTTGTTAGAGATACCAACCGATTTCATCATTTCAAAAATGGGGTTTGCTCATGTGGGGATCTCTGGTGA